Genomic segment of Tissierellales bacterium:
TGAGTATTCCTACTTTTTTTCTAATACTCATATTAAATGCTTATTTGAAACCAGGAATACAAAATATAATTATTATTATAGGCTTGTTTAGCTGGATGGGTACAGCAAGAATCGTTAGGGGAGAAACTATTTCCATTAAAGAAAGGGAATATGTTCTATATTCACAGGTCATAGGTGAAAAACCTAGTGGTATCATAAAAAAACATATAATTCCTAATATATTTCCTACGGTTATCGTTGCTTCTACATTAAACATAGCTAATGCAATACTTATGGAATCGTCCTTAAGTTTCCTAGGATTAGGAGTACGCCAACCAAATTCTTCTTGGGGAAGTATGCTAAAATATGCTCAAGGATATATGGAAGAAGCTCCTCATTTAGCTTTATTTCCAGGAGTTTTAATTTTAATAACAGTTTTAAGCTTTAATGTTCTAGGAGATAT
This window contains:
- a CDS encoding ABC transporter permease, which gives rise to MNHRLKSNLIYQLKESKLGVISILVIIILSIASILAFLSPYDPNKIDVMNRLAAPSKSHLFGTDDMGRDYFARALYGGRVSLTVGFLSMIISTIIGTIVGTISGYFGGKVDSIIMRIIDILMSIPTFFLILILNAYLKPGIQNIIIIIGLFSWMGTARIVRGETISIKEREYVLYSQVIGEKPSGIIKKHIIPNIFPTVIVASTLNIANAILMESSLSFLGLGVRQPNSSWGSMLKYAQGYMEEAPHLALFPGVLILITVLSFNVLGDIFRVAFEPKANND